Proteins co-encoded in one Candidatus Kuenenbacteria bacterium HGW-Kuenenbacteria-1 genomic window:
- a CDS encoding UMP kinase: protein INWHDFRKIVGDKWNPGANLPFDPIASKLAEKLQLKVIVLKGADIQNVDNFLAKKKFKGTTIE, encoded by the coding sequence AATAAATTGGCATGATTTTAGAAAAATTGTCGGAGATAAATGGAATCCCGGAGCAAATTTACCATTTGATCCAATTGCTTCAAAATTAGCAGAAAAACTTCAATTAAAAGTAATTGTTTTAAAGGGGGCTGATATTCAAAATGTAGATAATTTTTTAGCCAAAAAAAAATTCAAAGGAACAACAATAGAATAA